Proteins found in one Buchnera aphidicola (Hyadaphis tataricae) genomic segment:
- the pyrC gene encoding dihydroorotase, whose protein sequence is MTELKTITIIKPDDWHVHVRDGKILEKVIKYTAQFYKRAIIMPNLEDPITNCVKSLAYRNRILNSIKFNSTFQPLMTCYLTPFTTSKELEYGFYKKIFVAAKLYLKSSTTNSENGIKNINDINHILQCMEDISMPLLIHGEDNDKNIDIYDRESEFIKNILEPLRKKFSKLKIILEHITTKDAVEYVKKHDEQYLSATITPHHLMLNRNDMFLKGIQPHLYCLPILKKRTHQQALRQAVSNGDKHFFLGSDTAPHLNKNKIHCFGRPGIFNAPSSLLCYITVFEELNALKHFQAFCSENGPNFYNMPINTETVTLVKKPFKILNKINIGKKKIIPFLSGKTLHWSMKT, encoded by the coding sequence ATGACTGAATTAAAAACTATCACAATAATAAAACCAGACGACTGGCATGTTCATGTAAGAGATGGTAAAATTTTAGAAAAAGTTATTAAATACACGGCGCAATTTTATAAAAGGGCCATCATTATGCCAAATCTTGAAGATCCTATTACAAATTGTGTTAAAAGTCTTGCATATCGTAACAGAATTTTAAATTCTATAAAATTCAATTCTACATTTCAACCGCTAATGACCTGTTATTTAACTCCATTTACAACTTCCAAAGAATTGGAATATGGATTTTATAAAAAAATATTTGTAGCTGCTAAATTATATTTGAAATCTTCCACGACTAACTCTGAAAATGGTATTAAAAATATTAATGATATAAATCATATTTTACAATGTATGGAAGATATTAGCATGCCATTACTGATACATGGTGAAGATAATGATAAAAATATTGATATTTATGACAGAGAATCAGAATTTATAAAAAACATATTAGAACCATTGCGCAAAAAATTTTCAAAATTAAAAATAATATTAGAACATATTACAACGAAAGATGCAGTAGAATATGTTAAAAAACATGATGAACAATATTTGTCTGCAACAATTACACCTCATCATTTAATGTTAAATAGAAATGATATGTTTTTAAAAGGCATTCAGCCACATCTATATTGTTTACCAATATTGAAAAAACGAACACATCAACAGGCTTTAAGACAAGCTGTATCTAATGGAGATAAACATTTTTTTTTAGGTAGTGATACCGCGCCACATTTAAATAAAAATAAAATTCATTGTTTTGGACGTCCTGGAATATTTAATGCTCCATCTTCTTTATTATGTTATATAACAGTGTTTGAAGAACTTAATGCTTTGAAACATTTTCAAGCATTTTGCTCAGAAAATGGACCTAATTTTTATAATATGCCTATTAATACTGAAACAGTAACATTAGTAAAAAAACCATTTAAAATACTCAATAAAATTAATATAGGAAAAAAGAAAATCATTCCATTTTTATCAGGAAAAACTTTGCACTGGTCTATGAAAACTTAA
- the flgN gene encoding flagellar export chaperone FlgN: protein MKLLTETINKKKIILIALEKLLNKERYTLLNSNSNIDQLKLIFQEKTILFKKFLSLHQDRLLLETKYNIFAPYKNQEKLNISWNFVVKKCIVVKKIHGNNKVIINKKFCLNQSLLELFSQYRKSITYNIDGQLKM from the coding sequence ATGAAACTATTAACAGAAACTATAAATAAAAAAAAAATAATTTTGATAGCCTTAGAAAAACTTTTAAATAAGGAAAGATATACTTTATTAAACTCTAATTCTAATATAGATCAATTGAAGTTAATTTTTCAAGAAAAAACAATATTGTTTAAAAAATTTTTATCTTTACATCAAGATAGATTATTGTTAGAAACAAAATACAATATCTTTGCTCCTTATAAAAATCAAGAGAAATTAAATATTTCTTGGAACTTTGTTGTTAAAAAATGTATTGTTGTAAAAAAAATTCATGGTAATAATAAAGTTATTATCAATAAAAAATTTTGCTTAAATCAATCTCTATTAGAACTCTTTTCGCAATATCGAAAATCTATCACTTATAATATTGATGGGCAACTAAAAATGTAA
- the flgA gene encoding flagellar basal body P-ring formation chaperone FlgA, whose product MKLIKTIIFFLLFFLTCTSNAHNLTEKLNDFFKKTFPHKKNVTVIIRTPLKKNFFCEKPVFSFPNNLNRLGLTHILLICGKKHHYLKVEFQQKGKYIVANRKIPRGTKITESDLKVEIGQLENLPYNTCIHKKDVINKVNLRDIFPLQPITSFIIRPFWTVRINQSIKIIIRGENFFISSQATSLSNGSENERIRIKTKNGKIITGIVNKNGEVIVSL is encoded by the coding sequence ATGAAATTAATAAAAACAATCATTTTTTTTCTTTTATTTTTTTTAACCTGTACTTCAAATGCACATAATTTAACTGAAAAATTAAATGATTTTTTTAAAAAAACGTTTCCTCATAAAAAAAATGTAACAGTTATCATCCGTACTCCATTAAAAAAAAATTTTTTTTGTGAAAAACCTGTTTTTTCTTTTCCTAATAACTTAAATCGCTTAGGGTTGACTCATATTCTTCTAATTTGCGGAAAAAAACATCATTATTTAAAAGTTGAATTTCAACAAAAAGGAAAATATATTGTTGCAAATAGAAAAATCCCTAGAGGTACTAAAATCACAGAATCAGATCTTAAAGTTGAAATAGGACAATTAGAAAATTTACCTTATAATACTTGCATTCATAAAAAAGATGTCATAAATAAAGTCAATTTACGTGACATTTTTCCATTGCAACCAATAACCTCTTTTATAATACGTCCATTTTGGACGGTTCGCATTAATCAAAGCATTAAAATTATTATTCGAGGAGAAAATTTTTTTATTTCTTCTCAAGCAACATCATTAAGTAATGGATCTGAAAACGAACGTATTCGTATTAAAACGAAAAATGGCAAAATTATTACTGGCATTGTTAATAAAAATGGTGAAGTAATAGTGTCATTATAA
- the flgB gene encoding flagellar basal body rod protein FlgB: MFNTISHMFDFHQTSLNLCAKRQEILAANIANADTPGYKSIDFNFSSELSKITKKNTINKTSVALKTTSLNHLHGKNNSSLFIETVPIMTNKIKIDGNTVDMNRERIEFLKNSLKYESSLAFLKNEIKNIMSVLKG; the protein is encoded by the coding sequence ATGTTTAATACAATCAGTCATATGTTTGATTTCCATCAAACATCATTAAATCTTTGCGCTAAAAGACAAGAAATATTAGCAGCTAATATCGCAAATGCAGATACACCAGGATATAAATCTATAGACTTTAATTTTAGCAGTGAACTCAGCAAAATTACAAAAAAAAATACAATAAACAAAACCAGTGTAGCTCTTAAAACCACTTCTCTGAACCATTTACATGGAAAAAATAATAGTTCTCTTTTTATTGAGACTGTACCTATAATGACAAATAAAATAAAAATTGATGGTAATACAGTAGACATGAATCGAGAAAGAATTGAATTTTTAAAAAACAGTTTAAAATATGAATCAAGTTTAGCTTTTTTAAAAAATGAAATTAAAAATATCATGAGTGTTTTAAAAGGATAA
- the flgC gene encoding flagellar basal body rod protein FlgC: MSLLNIFQIAGSAITAQAEKMNVIASNLANINSVVYKNGKFYPYVAKQVVFEFNSVNNSKIGGVKISDVVDDTSPMKLIYDPNNPMSDKKGYVLTSNVNPITETVNNIAASRSYQANIEVLKTAKSMIMKTLTIIE, from the coding sequence ATGTCTCTTCTAAATATATTTCAAATTGCAGGATCTGCAATTACTGCACAAGCAGAAAAAATGAATGTCATTGCAAGCAATTTAGCCAATATCAATAGTGTAGTATATAAAAATGGAAAATTTTACCCTTATGTTGCAAAACAAGTGGTATTTGAATTTAATTCTGTAAATAATTCAAAAATAGGAGGAGTCAAAATATCTGATGTCGTTGATGACACCAGTCCTATGAAGCTAATATACGACCCTAATAACCCTATGTCGGATAAAAAAGGCTATGTTTTAACATCTAATGTTAATCCAATTACAGAAACAGTAAACAACATCGCAGCATCACGAAGCTATCAAGCTAATATAGAAGTTCTGAAAACCGCTAAATCAATGATCATGAAAACATTAACTATTATTGAATAA
- a CDS encoding flagellar hook assembly protein FlgD produces MTTINVNSSLENHLIDTNNNNDAQNVFNPLDLQKNFLTLLMAQIKNQDPTDPIKNTELTSQLAQINTASGIERLNNAVGQVSNQINQQKNIELSSLLGHHVMVPSNQIMHTENVKTNFGVELIGKATSIKIEIKDHKGKTVYVINKTHEDDISSGIHHFTWNGKDLNNQNVKTGKYDIVITAKNNEKNIPALGLSEAVVQSIITSSDNPILDLGASRNITLSQIREVLQ; encoded by the coding sequence ATGACTACTATTAATGTTAATTCGAGTTTAGAAAATCATTTGATTGACACAAATAATAATAATGATGCACAAAATGTTTTCAATCCACTAGATTTACAAAAAAATTTTTTAACTCTATTAATGGCGCAAATTAAAAATCAAGATCCTACTGATCCTATTAAAAATACTGAACTAACATCGCAATTAGCGCAAATTAATACAGCAAGTGGAATTGAAAGGCTCAATAATGCTGTAGGACAAGTATCTAATCAAATAAATCAACAGAAAAATATTGAATTATCTTCATTACTTGGACATCATGTAATGGTTCCTAGTAATCAAATTATGCACACAGAAAACGTTAAAACAAATTTTGGTGTAGAATTAATCGGAAAAGCTACGTCAATAAAAATTGAAATTAAAGATCATAAAGGCAAAACAGTATATGTTATTAATAAAACACATGAAGATGATATTTCATCAGGAATACATCATTTCACATGGAACGGAAAAGATTTAAACAATCAAAATGTAAAAACTGGAAAATATGATATTGTCATAACTGCTAAAAATAACGAAAAAAATATTCCTGCATTAGGTTTAAGCGAGGCAGTAGTTCAGAGTATTATTACATCGTCTGATAATCCTATTCTAGATTTAGGCGCTTCAAGAAACATAACACTTTCACAAATCCGTGAAGTTCTTCAATAA
- a CDS encoding flagellar hook protein FlgE, which produces MTFTASVNGLLVNNDYLDIISNNIANASTIGYKTSTPIFYDIFSRRAYSLNNTGSGVGVLNVVQNFNNGTLVTTGRDLDLAIVQNGFFRVTDAQGKIYYTRNGQFVLDENKNIVNMQGMYLTGHNISNEHNTKDNLNNKFNLEAINLQHAYKLEGKPTTKIKLDIKLNENDKFVKHTNLSTDPSYPPYANYTTNIDIYNKNNKRKTISVDFYREDEHIWMVHVVSNEKFKDSQENNKKDIDTLFPMQFDEKGKLISDSIIKIKPNNPDYENIDFDVSNSAEIKNIHNSIEESVQNGYSSGSLKTFDILPNGTIMGTYSNEQKKPIVQILLSKFINPEKLQHESGSMWSATANSGKETIGIAGDQGFGVLATKTLEYSNVDLNKELINMIIAQRNYQSNAQSFKAEDKIISTLINLK; this is translated from the coding sequence ATGACATTTACAGCTTCTGTAAATGGTTTGCTAGTCAATAATGATTATCTAGACATTATATCTAATAATATAGCAAACGCATCTACTATAGGATATAAAACTAGCACACCGATATTTTATGATATCTTTTCTCGTCGTGCGTATTCTCTAAATAACACAGGATCAGGAGTGGGAGTTTTGAATGTTGTTCAAAACTTTAATAATGGAACCTTAGTAACAACAGGTAGAGATTTAGATTTAGCAATCGTTCAAAATGGTTTTTTTAGAGTAACCGATGCTCAAGGAAAAATATACTACACTAGAAACGGACAATTTGTACTTGATGAGAACAAAAACATTGTCAATATGCAAGGAATGTATTTGACAGGACATAATATATCTAATGAACATAACACAAAAGATAATTTAAATAATAAATTCAATTTAGAAGCTATTAATTTACAACACGCCTATAAATTAGAAGGAAAGCCAACAACCAAAATAAAATTAGATATAAAATTAAATGAAAACGATAAGTTTGTAAAACACACTAATCTTTCTACAGATCCGTCGTATCCTCCATATGCAAATTATACAACAAATATTGATATATATAATAAAAATAACAAAAGAAAAACCATTAGTGTTGATTTTTATAGAGAAGATGAACATATTTGGATGGTGCATGTTGTATCAAATGAAAAATTCAAAGATTCTCAAGAAAATAATAAAAAAGATATAGACACACTATTTCCCATGCAGTTTGATGAAAAGGGTAAATTGATCTCTGATTCTATTATAAAAATCAAACCAAATAATCCTGATTATGAGAATATTGATTTTGACGTATCTAATAGCGCTGAAATAAAAAATATACATAATTCTATTGAAGAAAGTGTTCAAAATGGATATTCATCGGGATCGTTAAAAACCTTTGATATCCTTCCAAATGGCACAATTATGGGAACTTATTCTAACGAACAAAAAAAACCAATAGTACAAATATTACTATCAAAATTTATTAATCCTGAAAAATTACAACATGAAAGTGGTAGTATGTGGTCTGCAACTGCAAACTCTGGAAAAGAAACAATCGGTATAGCGGGTGATCAAGGCTTTGGAGTCTTAGCAACTAAAACGTTAGAATATTCAAATGTTGATTTGAATAAAGAATTAATTAATATGATTATTGCACAACGAAATTATCAATCAAATGCACAATCTTTCAAAGCTGAAGATAAAATCATTAGTACTCTAATTAATTTAAAATAA
- the flgF gene encoding flagellar basal-body rod protein FlgF, whose translation MENAVYDAIVSANQLLEKQNIIANNLANISTTGFKEKFHYILEKNSTENKQDAYNTIIKEYYNVSPGILNYTQRNLDLFVEKDGWFVVKDINGEEAYTKNGHLKINSNGKLTIQNNEVIGNHCDINIPNNAQLRISSDGVISSIFKKKNNSVENKIGELKLVKIPINSLIQKENGFFYLNKKYDNFHHKNRLIPHDNNVRIKSGMLELSNVNAAQNMIEMISNARQFETQMKIISISDKNAEYANQLININN comes from the coding sequence ATGGAAAATGCAGTCTATGATGCTATAGTTTCCGCAAATCAATTACTAGAAAAACAAAATATCATAGCTAATAATTTAGCTAATATTTCAACAACAGGTTTCAAAGAAAAATTTCATTATATTTTAGAAAAAAATAGCACAGAAAACAAACAAGATGCATATAATACAATAATAAAAGAATATTATAACGTATCTCCGGGAATATTAAATTATACACAAAGAAATTTAGATTTATTTGTAGAAAAAGATGGTTGGTTTGTTGTCAAAGATATAAATGGCGAAGAAGCATATACAAAAAATGGTCATTTAAAAATTAATTCAAATGGCAAATTAACCATTCAAAACAATGAAGTCATAGGAAATCATTGTGATATCAACATACCAAATAATGCACAATTAAGAATTTCATCTGATGGGGTAATTTCGTCTATATTCAAAAAAAAAAATAACTCAGTTGAAAACAAAATAGGAGAATTGAAATTAGTCAAAATCCCGATAAATAGTTTGATACAAAAAGAAAATGGATTTTTTTACTTAAATAAAAAATATGATAATTTCCATCATAAAAATAGGTTAATCCCTCATGATAATAATGTGCGTATAAAATCAGGAATGTTAGAACTTAGTAATGTTAATGCTGCACAAAATATGATAGAAATGATATCAAATGCTAGGCAATTTGAAACACAAATGAAAATAATCTCAATATCTGATAAAAATGCTGAGTATGCTAATCAATTAATTAATATTAACAATTAA
- the flgG gene encoding flagellar basal-body rod protein FlgG, whose translation MIPSLWISKTGLDAQQMNMNVISNNLANVSTNGFKRSRAVFEDLMYQTIRQAGTNSSIDTTLPSGLQLGTGVRPVATEKIHSQGNLSKTDALKDVAINGPGFFQVQLPDGSVAYTRDGSFQIDQNGQLVTNSGFPIVPEINVPPNASNINIARDGVVSVAVQGQTQPMFLGQLNLINFINNSGLESLGENLYQETQASGTPIDTTPGLNGTGLLYQGYVETSNVNVAEELVNMIQTQRAYEINSKSINTSDQMLQKLSQL comes from the coding sequence ATGATTCCATCTTTATGGATTTCTAAAACTGGACTTGATGCTCAACAAATGAATATGAATGTTATTTCAAATAATTTAGCGAACGTTAGCACTAATGGATTTAAACGTTCTCGAGCAGTGTTTGAAGACTTAATGTATCAAACCATTAGACAAGCTGGAACTAATTCATCAATTGATACCACCTTGCCTTCAGGTTTACAATTAGGAACCGGTGTTAGACCAGTTGCTACTGAAAAAATTCATAGTCAGGGTAACTTGTCAAAAACAGATGCATTGAAAGATGTAGCAATTAATGGACCAGGTTTTTTTCAAGTACAATTGCCTGATGGAAGCGTAGCATATACAAGAGATGGTTCTTTTCAAATAGATCAAAATGGTCAATTAGTCACAAACAGCGGATTCCCTATTGTTCCCGAAATCAACGTTCCGCCTAATGCATCAAATATTAATATTGCAAGAGATGGAGTAGTAAGCGTTGCGGTGCAGGGACAAACGCAACCTATGTTTCTTGGACAATTAAATTTAATTAACTTTATTAATAATTCTGGATTAGAAAGTTTAGGTGAAAACTTATATCAAGAAACACAAGCATCTGGTACTCCAATTGATACAACTCCAGGATTAAATGGAACAGGATTGTTGTATCAAGGATACGTTGAAACTTCTAACGTTAATGTTGCTGAAGAATTAGTAAATATGATTCAAACACAACGGGCTTATGAAATAAATAGCAAATCAATTAATACATCAGATCAAATGTTACAAAAATTATCTCAGTTATAA
- a CDS encoding flagellar basal body L-ring protein FlgH produces the protein MINFVFHKTKYYFVPIFLLLIQSCTSIPHKPLVEGITTAIAPNFFPNVTNGSLFQERSLEHHGYKSLFEDYRPHNIGDTLTVILQEEISASNSSTSNASRDGTNNIGMEIIPSGLSPILGLDLKKNQIGLNNTGKHDFFGKGNNTAENKFSGLITVTIKTILPNGNLKVIGEKQVGINDGVEYIRFSGVVNPNNINNNNFVQSSRIADARIEYSRYGWVNQMQHMGWMQKLLLKFSPI, from the coding sequence GTGATAAATTTCGTTTTTCATAAAACCAAATATTATTTTGTTCCTATTTTTTTATTATTGATTCAAAGTTGTACATCTATTCCACATAAGCCTTTAGTAGAAGGTATTACAACCGCTATAGCACCTAATTTTTTTCCTAATGTTACAAATGGATCTTTATTTCAAGAAAGATCTCTTGAACATCATGGATATAAATCGTTATTTGAAGATTATCGACCACATAATATTGGAGATACTCTTACTGTAATTTTACAAGAAGAGATCAGTGCTAGTAATAGTTCTACTTCTAACGCTAGTCGCGATGGAACGAATAATATAGGTATGGAAATAATACCTAGTGGATTAAGTCCAATTTTAGGTTTAGATTTAAAAAAAAATCAAATTGGTTTAAATAATACAGGTAAACATGACTTTTTTGGAAAAGGAAATAATACGGCTGAAAATAAATTTAGTGGACTAATTACTGTTACCATTAAAACTATTCTTCCAAATGGGAACTTAAAAGTTATAGGAGAAAAACAAGTTGGAATTAACGATGGTGTGGAATACATACGTTTTTCCGGTGTAGTAAATCCAAATAACATTAATAACAATAATTTCGTTCAATCTAGTCGAATTGCTGATGCTCGAATTGAATATTCACGTTATGGATGGGTGAATCAAATGCAACATATGGGATGGATGCAAAAACTTTTATTGAAATTTTCTCCTATATAA
- a CDS encoding flagellar basal body P-ring protein FlgI yields the protein MSKIILLIKIIICTIISVSLPSYAEKIRDLTSIQGIRDNQLIGYGLIVGLNGTGDQSTQAPFTKQSLNNMLSQLGVAVPPNINMHLRNVAAVIVTANLPPFSHTGEKIDIKVASIGNAKSLKGGTLLMTPLKGTDNQIYAIAQGEILTSEKHHLEKRMRYLRDNQENSGTINNGATIEREVHTTFGKNNTINLQLNEENFSTAQRISDMINIKYPDTATPINSKTVQLNTSANNNVQVHMLSNIQDIDVSLPDQEAKVLVNPRTGSVVMNQSVKLGSCIVSNGNISIMLNEIINKNKDFDFLKLFKKNQTKKNISDASINKNYMDRISLNKVNLNHIIQSLNLLGTRSEELISILQLMKNAGCLNAKLEIV from the coding sequence ATGTCTAAAATAATACTATTAATAAAAATTATTATTTGTACTATTATCAGTGTATCCTTACCCTCTTATGCTGAAAAAATAAGAGATTTAACAAGCATACAAGGAATTCGAGATAACCAATTAATTGGTTATGGTTTAATAGTCGGATTAAATGGAACAGGTGATCAATCAACACAAGCTCCTTTCACAAAGCAGTCTTTAAACAATATGTTATCTCAATTAGGTGTTGCTGTTCCACCTAATATTAATATGCATTTAAGAAATGTAGCGGCAGTAATTGTAACTGCAAACTTACCTCCTTTTAGTCACACAGGTGAAAAAATAGATATAAAAGTTGCATCCATAGGAAATGCTAAAAGTCTTAAAGGAGGCACCTTATTAATGACACCGTTGAAAGGAACAGATAATCAAATTTATGCTATTGCTCAAGGAGAAATATTAACATCCGAAAAACATCATCTTGAAAAAAGAATGCGATATCTTAGAGATAATCAGGAGAATTCTGGAACGATAAATAATGGTGCTACAATCGAACGTGAAGTACATACTACTTTTGGCAAGAACAACACAATCAATTTACAATTAAATGAAGAAAATTTTAGTACAGCACAAAGAATTAGTGATATGATCAATATCAAATATCCAGATACGGCAACGCCGATTAATTCTAAAACAGTCCAATTAAACACTTCTGCTAATAATAATGTACAAGTACATATGCTTTCTAACATTCAGGATATAGATGTATCATTACCTGATCAAGAAGCTAAAGTTCTAGTCAATCCACGCACCGGATCTGTTGTTATGAATCAATCAGTAAAATTAGGCTCATGTATTGTATCTAATGGAAATATCTCTATAATGTTAAATGAAATTATTAATAAAAATAAAGATTTTGATTTTTTAAAATTATTTAAAAAAAATCAAACAAAAAAAAACATATCAGATGCGTCAATCAATAAAAACTACATGGATCGTATCTCTTTAAATAAAGTGAACTTAAATCATATAATACAATCTTTAAATTTATTAGGAACTAGATCAGAGGAATTAATATCAATTTTGCAATTAATGAAAAATGCCGGATGTCTTAACGCTAAATTGGAAATTGTTTAA
- a CDS encoding rod-binding protein, which produces MNDNLLLLNSSNHNVKFIDELKYHVRTNPKKYSLQTAREVESIFIQILLKSMRNALPKNSFLDNNQSLLYREIYDQAISKEISKKGIGLTEIILKQIEYKKNLT; this is translated from the coding sequence ATGAACGATAATTTATTATTATTAAATAGTTCAAATCATAATGTAAAATTTATTGATGAACTAAAATATCACGTGCGCACAAACCCAAAAAAATATTCTTTGCAAACTGCTAGAGAAGTAGAAAGTATATTTATTCAAATATTATTAAAAAGTATGAGAAATGCGTTGCCAAAAAATAGTTTTTTAGATAATAACCAAAGCTTGTTGTATAGAGAAATATATGATCAAGCTATTTCAAAAGAAATCAGTAAAAAAGGCATAGGATTAACTGAGATTATATTAAAACAAATTGAATATAAAAAAAACTTAACATAA
- a CDS encoding FlgK family flagellar hook-associated protein, with the protein MSDIFNSVISGINAMKTMIDDTVEQVDHPSRNNVNKRIFVENTVQPPETSNSVKVQEIYDDYNDFIVEEKRKTNTQVKEDETTIEQLSKLEDLLGQEANTLSTAINALYEQIEIDFSDNALFAIDNNFHNAANKVTDAANKFDKKLQFLETNVKNLVIENINKVNSLIDQIENANIDIYYFPIDKSPKKIDDLINKREKLIDELSALIDIKIVKDKNNYEIYLDNNFCILDKHQKKHFIALTSSEDEKYISIGYFDEQKKQTQKIENIISTGVLGALLTFRRDELSAARNTIGQLIARFSEYMNHQLVLEADQFRRIGKPRLYISNPIVLADVANHSSHKTTAIWLASAHSQNTDYIVSFQNNHWFVTRLADHQQIQFSVINSKNGNVSIVFDDIQLSISGKPDNGDMYMVKPYSKTLEKLRLILEYADTNVLSSGHYITKNVQNNKILFKPRFFYHQDHFNLDYQTFHKSISHKCNQLKEEVPFKRNMVNILQNKRVSTLNNIEKIFQKLNYEQECYLANVRVLKVAESIFNEIVDSYS; encoded by the coding sequence ATGAGTGATATATTCAACTCTGTTATATCTGGCATTAATGCAATGAAAACTATGATTGATGATACAGTAGAACAAGTCGATCATCCTTCTAGAAATAATGTAAATAAACGAATATTCGTAGAAAATACAGTACAACCACCTGAGACTAGCAATTCAGTTAAAGTACAAGAAATATATGATGATTATAATGATTTTATCGTGGAAGAAAAAAGAAAAACTAATACACAAGTAAAAGAAGATGAAACTACAATTGAACAATTATCAAAACTAGAAGATTTATTAGGTCAAGAAGCAAACACTTTAAGTACAGCTATCAATGCTTTATATGAACAAATAGAAATAGATTTTTCTGATAACGCACTATTTGCAATTGATAATAATTTTCATAATGCAGCCAATAAAGTTACTGATGCAGCAAACAAGTTCGATAAAAAATTACAATTTTTAGAAACAAATGTAAAAAATTTAGTAATAGAAAACATTAATAAAGTTAATAGTTTAATTGATCAAATAGAAAATGCCAACATAGATATTTATTATTTTCCTATAGATAAATCTCCAAAAAAAATTGATGATTTAATTAATAAAAGAGAAAAATTAATAGATGAGTTGAGCGCTTTAATAGACATTAAAATTGTTAAAGATAAAAACAATTATGAAATTTATTTGGATAACAATTTTTGTATTTTAGATAAACATCAAAAAAAACATTTCATCGCTCTTACATCTAGTGAAGATGAAAAATATATAAGTATAGGATATTTTGATGAGCAAAAAAAACAAACACAAAAAATAGAAAATATCATTTCCACTGGTGTTTTAGGGGCTCTTTTAACATTTCGTAGAGACGAATTAAGTGCTGCAAGAAATACCATAGGACAATTAATAGCACGGTTTTCCGAATATATGAACCATCAACTAGTATTAGAAGCTGATCAATTCAGAAGAATTGGAAAACCAAGATTGTACATTTCTAATCCTATAGTGTTAGCTGATGTTGCCAATCATTCTTCACATAAAACCACGGCAATTTGGCTGGCAAGTGCACATTCTCAGAATACTGATTATATCGTATCTTTTCAAAACAATCATTGGTTCGTGACTAGACTAGCAGATCATCAACAAATTCAATTCAGCGTAATCAACAGTAAGAATGGTAATGTATCAATTGTTTTTGATGATATACAACTCTCGATATCCGGAAAACCTGATAATGGCGATATGTATATGGTCAAACCATATTCTAAAACATTAGAAAAATTAAGATTAATATTAGAGTATGCTGATACAAATGTATTATCATCAGGTCATTACATAACAAAGAATGTTCAAAATAATAAGATTTTATTTAAACCTCGTTTTTTCTATCATCAAGATCATTTTAATCTAGATTATCAAACATTTCATAAATCTATATCTCATAAATGCAATCAATTAAAAGAAGAAGTACCCTTTAAAAGAAATATGGTAAATATTCTTCAAAACAAAAGGGTATCTACGTTAAACAATATTGAAAAAATTTTTCAAAAATTGAATTACGAACAAGAATGTTATCTTGCTAATGTAAGAGTTTTAAAAGTAGCAGAAAGTATTTTTAATGAAATAGTTGATAGTTATAGTTAA